The sequence ACAGAGACAGGTAAGAGCTGCCGGAGGGGCCGTTCTCGACCTGAGCGGCGACGACATTCTGGCCAGGGACCAGGTCATTTGAGATGTCGAGGTAGACGCGTGGCCCCGAGCAACCGGTGGCCGAGCTTCCCACGCAACCGCCTTGATTGCAGTTACCGCCCCAATGTCCTTTGAACGCGCCGTTCACCCATACCCATATCCCGTCGTCGCTGTCGAAAGATATGCTGGCGTTTGCCGATTTGATGATGCTGAACCTGCCTCGGTAGAAGCGATTCTGCCTGTTCGGAATGTGTCCTTTGTCGGGAAGGCCGATGGCTGTCCAAGAGGAATCATCGAATGCGGGCTGGTGCCAGGCGTAGCCATCGTTCGGACCTTCACAGTTGCTCGTCGTTGACGACGCGCGCCAGTTGAAGGTCGGGGCAGCAGATACCGTACGGGACGAACCAACCACCATCACGATCACCATGGCGATCACACGAGCGTGGGTGAG comes from Deltaproteobacteria bacterium and encodes:
- a CDS encoding beta galactosidase jelly roll domain-containing protein, whose protein sequence is MQALRRMASSRAHPARFEHVAKMPDRRWMSVRPSEQTKLLTHARVIAMVIVMVVGSSRTVSAAPTFNWRASSTTSNCEGPNDGYAWHQPAFDDSSWTAIGLPDKGHIPNRQNRFYRGRFSIIKSANASISFDSDDGIWVWVNGAFKGHWGGNCNQGGCVGSSATGCSGPRVYLDISNDLVPGQNVVAAQVENGPSGSSYLSLYFTSFTDTSAPLDLIRPLRDGFCKPTCNFAWVPSADPLVAKYVLPAV